Below is a window of Campylobacter canadensis DNA.
GTATTAAAGCAAGTGGTAATTTACATCAAAGAGGAGTACCTTTTGAGAGTGTAAAGGTATTAAAGGTTGATGATGAATTTAAAAACAGGCTTTATTTAGTAAATAACGCACCAGGAAAAATGCCAGGTATTAGCTCAAAGTCAATTTGGAATAATCCAGCAGGTGGTGCTATGGAATGGGATGAAAATTCAAATGTGTTTATTATAGATACTAAAGGAGAAATTCGTTGGTATTTAAATCATGATAAATTGATGGATTGGGATAATATTTATAAAAGAGGAATTATGATGGGCTTTCATCAAAATGATGATGGTGCTTTAACTTTTGGCTACGGACAAAGATATGCAAAATATGATGTTTTAGGAAGAGAAATTTTTAATAAAAGATTACCAGCTGCTTATATTGATTTTTCACACGCAATGGATAATATGCAAAATGGACATTATCTTTTAAGAGTTGCATCAGCAAATACCTTAAGAGCAGATGGAAAAAATGTAAGAACGGTAAGAGATGTTATAGTTGAGGTTGATAATAACGGCAATGTAGTTGATGAATGGAAATTATATGAAATTTTAGACCCTTATAGAAGCGATATCATTAAAGCACTTGATCAGGGTGCGGTTTGTCTTAATGTTGATGCTGCTAATGCAGGAAAAACTTTAAGCGATGAAGAATTAGCTAAGATGGATTCAAGCGATAAATTTGGAGATATTGCAGGTACTGGAATTGGTAGAAACTGGGCTCATGTAAATAGCGTTGATTATGACCCAAGTGATGATAGTATTATCATTTCTTCAAGACATCAAAGCGCTATTGTAAAAATAGGTAGAGATAAGAAAATAAAATGGATTTTAGGCGCTCACAAAGGTTGGAGCAAAGAATTTCAAAAATATTTATTACAGCCAGTTGATAGCAAGGGTAAAAAAATAGTTTGTGAAGATGGGTACAGTAAATGCCCAGGATATGAAAACGAAGAAGGCGGATTTGACTTTACTTGGACTCAGCACACTGCTTGGAGAATTGATAGCAAATCAAACAAGCGTTATATTTATGTAAGCGTATTTGATAATGGAGATGCAAGAGGAGCTGAACAACCTGCCTTTGCTTCTATGAAGTATTCAAGAGCTGTTATTTATAAAATTGACCAAAAAAATATGAAAGTAGAGCAAATTTGGGAGTACGGTAAGCAAAGAGGTAATGAGTGGTATAGCCCAGTTACATCTTTAACTGAATATCACGCTGATACCAATTCGCTTGTAGTTTATAGTGCTACAGCGGGAATGAGTTTTGATTTAAGTAAAGGTGTTGCGGTAGGAGAACCTAAGCCTGAATTAGATGAATTTAAATGGGGTGCAAAAACACCATCAGTGCAAATTCAATTTAGCGGAGCAGGGCTTGGATATCAAGCTATGCCTTTTGATGTAAATAAGGCTTTTAATCAATAACTTCATTTAAAAT
It encodes the following:
- a CDS encoding aryl-sulfate sulfotransferase is translated as MKKFISIVAASMIFSQAAFAIGGASGARIDWQTQGKIGALVLDAYGISPLSAVILNGGYELSDISVSIVPKKDGQELSYKVSEKMAKTYGGIPIFGLYPAYLNTVKVSYTKTANNKSEKVKDELYKISTSGISIKASGNLHQRGVPFESVKVLKVDDEFKNRLYLVNNAPGKMPGISSKSIWNNPAGGAMEWDENSNVFIIDTKGEIRWYLNHDKLMDWDNIYKRGIMMGFHQNDDGALTFGYGQRYAKYDVLGREIFNKRLPAAYIDFSHAMDNMQNGHYLLRVASANTLRADGKNVRTVRDVIVEVDNNGNVVDEWKLYEILDPYRSDIIKALDQGAVCLNVDAANAGKTLSDEELAKMDSSDKFGDIAGTGIGRNWAHVNSVDYDPSDDSIIISSRHQSAIVKIGRDKKIKWILGAHKGWSKEFQKYLLQPVDSKGKKIVCEDGYSKCPGYENEEGGFDFTWTQHTAWRIDSKSNKRYIYVSVFDNGDARGAEQPAFASMKYSRAVIYKIDQKNMKVEQIWEYGKQRGNEWYSPVTSLTEYHADTNSLVVYSATAGMSFDLSKGVAVGEPKPELDEFKWGAKTPSVQIQFSGAGLGYQAMPFDVNKAFNQ